A genome region from Microbacterium sp. CGR2 includes the following:
- the aroQ gene encoding type II 3-dehydroquinate dehydratase — protein MTTYSRLLLVNGPNLNLLGTREPGIYGTATLADVERLTAETASAEGFEVRAIQSNHEGVLIDAIHAAREDCAGIVINPGGLTHTSVVLRDALTGVSLPFAEVHISDVYAREEFRHHSYLHDVAAVRVIGRGIEGYADAVRELIAQL, from the coding sequence GTGACGACGTACTCGCGGCTTCTTCTCGTCAACGGTCCCAACCTGAACCTTCTGGGTACTCGTGAGCCCGGAATCTACGGCACTGCCACGCTCGCCGATGTCGAACGGCTGACTGCGGAGACGGCGTCCGCTGAGGGCTTCGAGGTTCGCGCGATCCAGAGCAACCACGAGGGCGTGTTGATCGATGCGATCCATGCCGCGCGGGAAGACTGCGCCGGAATCGTGATCAACCCCGGCGGATTGACACACACGTCCGTCGTGCTCCGGGATGCGTTGACCGGGGTTTCGCTTCCGTTCGCCGAGGTGCACATCTCCGATGTCTACGCCCGTGAGGAGTTCCGTCACCACTCGTATCTGCACGATGTTGCGGCGGTGCGGGTGATCGGTCGTGGCATCGAGGGCTACGCGGACGCGGTGCGAGAACTGATCGCACAGCTCTGA
- a CDS encoding GNAT family N-acetyltransferase, whose product MSVSVRRVRADEWQRVRDLRLDAVRDPLASIAFLTSYEAEAERPDEFWQDRAANSADGDTVAQFVAESNGDWVGTVTVIRRNAGDTDHHGRVVTAPRGDVVGVFVRPEHRAAGIIDTLLSAAAEWARALGDGALALDVHVDNDRAQAAYRRAGFVDTGARFTASIGPETEMTRSLVDAAGVSS is encoded by the coding sequence GTGAGCGTGTCCGTCCGGCGCGTCCGCGCGGACGAGTGGCAGCGTGTGCGGGATCTGCGGCTCGACGCAGTCCGTGATCCTCTCGCCTCGATCGCCTTTCTGACCTCGTACGAGGCCGAGGCGGAGCGACCGGACGAGTTCTGGCAGGACCGGGCGGCCAACAGCGCCGATGGCGACACGGTCGCGCAGTTCGTCGCGGAGTCGAATGGCGACTGGGTCGGCACGGTCACCGTGATCCGGCGGAACGCCGGTGACACCGATCATCACGGTCGCGTCGTGACCGCGCCACGCGGGGATGTCGTCGGTGTCTTCGTCCGACCAGAGCATCGCGCTGCGGGCATCATCGACACGCTGCTCTCTGCGGCGGCTGAATGGGCACGCGCCCTCGGTGACGGGGCGCTCGCGCTCGATGTGCACGTCGACAACGACCGAGCACAGGCGGCGTACCGCCGGGCAGGGTTCGTCGACACCGGTGCGCGGTTCACGGCCTCGATCGGTCCGGAAACGGAGATGACGCGGTCACTGGTGGACGCGGCTGGTGTTTCCTCGTGA
- the aroB gene encoding 3-dehydroquinate synthase yields MSTTTISVTGNDAYDITIGRGVLDRVSAALAPGVRKVLVVHPPTLAVRAAELRERLLADAQDGPREVLLAEIPDAEQGKRVEVAAFCWQVMGQADFTRSDAVVGYGGGAVTDLAGFVAATWLRGVQLVQVPTTVLGLVDAAVGGKTGINTGEGKNLVGAFWAPTAVIGDLDELASLSPNEATAGFAEVVKAGFIWAPEILHIIEADPVRAVDTTTDEFRRAIELAIDMKAQVVSDDFREAGLREILNYGHTLGHAIEHAERYRWRHGAAISVGMLYAGELSRLAGRLSDAAAERHRTILESLGLPTSYRAGAWPQLLATMQRDKKSRGGMLRFILLDDIAKPTVLQAPDESLLFAAYQEVGA; encoded by the coding sequence ATGAGCACGACGACCATCAGCGTCACCGGGAACGACGCCTACGACATCACGATCGGACGCGGTGTCTTGGACCGCGTGTCTGCTGCGCTCGCACCCGGAGTGCGCAAGGTTCTGGTCGTGCACCCGCCGACTCTGGCCGTGCGCGCGGCGGAGCTGCGGGAACGCCTGCTGGCGGATGCGCAGGACGGGCCGCGCGAGGTGCTGTTGGCCGAGATCCCGGATGCCGAGCAGGGCAAGCGGGTCGAGGTCGCCGCGTTCTGCTGGCAGGTGATGGGGCAGGCGGACTTCACGCGGAGCGATGCGGTGGTCGGATACGGCGGGGGAGCGGTGACGGATCTCGCCGGTTTCGTGGCGGCGACCTGGCTGCGCGGCGTGCAGCTGGTTCAGGTGCCGACGACTGTGCTCGGTCTCGTCGATGCCGCAGTCGGCGGTAAGACGGGCATCAACACCGGTGAGGGGAAGAACCTCGTCGGGGCGTTCTGGGCTCCGACAGCGGTGATCGGTGACCTCGACGAACTCGCCAGCCTCAGCCCGAACGAGGCGACTGCGGGTTTCGCGGAGGTCGTGAAGGCCGGGTTCATCTGGGCACCGGAGATTCTCCACATCATCGAGGCGGATCCCGTGCGCGCCGTCGACACGACCACCGACGAGTTCCGTCGTGCCATCGAGCTCGCCATCGATATGAAGGCCCAGGTCGTGTCGGACGACTTCCGCGAAGCCGGCCTGCGCGAGATCCTCAACTACGGTCACACCCTCGGCCACGCGATCGAACACGCCGAGCGCTATCGGTGGCGCCACGGAGCGGCGATCTCGGTTGGCATGCTCTACGCCGGAGAGCTCTCTCGGCTCGCCGGACGGCTTTCGGATGCTGCGGCGGAAAGGCACCGCACGATCCTGGAGTCCCTGGGGCTGCCGACGTCGTACCGCGCCGGCGCGTGGCCGCAGCTGCTCGCCACGATGCAGCGCGACAAGAAGAGCCGGGGTGGCATGCTCCGGTTCATCCTGCTCGACGACATCGCCAAGCCCACCGTGTTGCAGGCACCCGATGAGTCGCTGCTCTTCGCCGCATACCAGGAGGTCGGCGCGTGA
- a CDS encoding shikimate kinase produces the protein MTSETEALTLVLVGPMAAGKTSVGRRVARRLGVAFVDTDKRIAAEHGPIPQIFAEQGEARFRELERAAVATALTEGGVVSLGGGAVTDPGTRDLLKRHPVVFLTVSEESVADRIRGGSRPLLAGEDPLERWKRIFDERRDLYDEVASVTFDTSRRPMQRIADEIVAWRREQR, from the coding sequence ATGACGAGCGAGACTGAGGCTCTCACGCTGGTGCTGGTCGGCCCGATGGCGGCCGGCAAGACCAGCGTCGGGCGACGGGTCGCGCGTCGACTGGGTGTGGCTTTCGTCGACACCGACAAGAGGATCGCTGCCGAGCATGGGCCCATTCCGCAGATCTTCGCCGAGCAGGGTGAGGCGCGCTTTCGCGAATTGGAGCGCGCCGCTGTGGCGACCGCGCTGACGGAGGGTGGTGTGGTCTCGCTCGGTGGCGGTGCGGTGACAGATCCCGGCACACGCGACCTTCTGAAGCGGCATCCGGTGGTCTTCCTGACGGTGAGCGAAGAATCGGTGGCCGATCGCATCCGGGGAGGCAGTCGGCCCCTGCTGGCGGGAGAGGACCCGTTGGAGCGGTGGAAGCGCATCTTCGACGAGCGCAGAGACTTGTACGACGAGGTGGCCTCGGTGACGTTCGACACGTCCCGACGCCCGATGCAGAGAATTGCCGACGAGATCGTGGCATGGAGGAGAGAACAGCGATGA
- the aroC gene encoding chorismate synthase, with the protein MLRVLTAGESHGPELIAVMEGLPSGVPVSSEAIQADLARRKLGYGRGSRMKFEQDELTLSGGVRHGKTLGSPIALRIGNTEWPKWIEVMNPEPVELTDKSRGRSAPLTRPRPGHADLVGMQKYDFDEARPILERASARETAARVALGAIARSFLSELGIRLVSHTLSIGPVQVPAGSALPTPDDVDALDADPLRCFDPTTSALMVAEVDDAKKDGDTLGGIVEVLAYGLPPGLGSHVHWDRRLDARLAQALMSIQAIKGVEVGDGFETTRRRGSAAHDELFATAEGISRRSDRAGGTEGGMSTGTVLRVRAGMKPIATVPHALRTIDVATGEDATAHHQRSDVCAVPAAGVVAEAMVAVELARAVLEKFGGDSIRETRRNLEGYLAGIPAELRTTPASEAALIAHDERD; encoded by the coding sequence ATGCTCCGCGTGCTCACGGCCGGCGAATCGCACGGCCCAGAACTCATCGCCGTCATGGAGGGTCTGCCCTCCGGCGTTCCGGTGTCGTCCGAGGCCATTCAGGCCGATCTCGCCCGACGAAAGCTCGGGTATGGCCGCGGATCGCGGATGAAGTTCGAGCAGGATGAGCTCACGCTCTCCGGGGGCGTGCGCCACGGCAAGACGCTGGGCAGCCCCATCGCGCTCCGTATCGGCAACACGGAGTGGCCGAAGTGGATCGAGGTCATGAACCCCGAGCCCGTGGAACTCACCGACAAGTCCCGCGGCCGTAGCGCACCGCTGACGCGTCCACGACCGGGTCACGCCGACCTGGTCGGCATGCAGAAGTACGACTTCGACGAGGCTCGGCCGATTCTCGAGCGCGCCAGCGCCCGGGAGACGGCGGCGCGCGTCGCACTCGGGGCGATCGCCCGCTCGTTCCTCAGCGAACTGGGGATCCGCCTCGTCAGCCACACGCTCTCGATCGGTCCTGTGCAGGTGCCCGCCGGCTCGGCTCTGCCGACGCCGGATGACGTGGACGCGCTGGATGCGGATCCGCTGCGTTGCTTCGATCCCACGACATCCGCGCTGATGGTGGCCGAAGTCGACGACGCCAAGAAGGACGGCGACACCCTCGGCGGCATCGTCGAGGTGCTCGCCTACGGACTCCCGCCGGGACTCGGCTCGCATGTGCACTGGGACCGCCGGCTCGACGCTCGCCTCGCCCAGGCGCTCATGAGCATCCAGGCGATCAAGGGGGTCGAGGTCGGCGACGGCTTCGAGACCACTCGTCGGCGTGGCTCTGCCGCCCACGATGAACTCTTCGCCACGGCGGAGGGGATCTCTCGCCGGTCGGACCGCGCCGGAGGCACCGAGGGCGGTATGTCCACGGGCACCGTGCTCCGCGTCCGGGCCGGGATGAAGCCCATCGCCACCGTGCCGCACGCGCTTCGCACGATCGACGTCGCGACGGGTGAGGACGCCACTGCCCATCACCAGCGTTCCGACGTCTGCGCGGTGCCGGCCGCCGGCGTCGTCGCGGAGGCGATGGTCGCGGTGGAACTCGCTCGGGCGGTGCTCGAGAAGTTCGGGGGCGACAGCATCCGTGAGACACGACGCAATCTCGAGGGGTACCTCGCGGGAATCCCCGCCGAACTGCGCACGACCCCTGCGTCCGAAGCGGCGCTCATCGCGCATGACGAGCGAGACTGA
- a CDS encoding shikimate dehydrogenase, which translates to MPVSRFAVWGDPIVHSKSPDLHAAAYRVLGLDWEYDRRQVTADAFTTALGELDETWRGLSLTMPLKEQAYRAAATRDRHAELTGAVNTLLLGDEMAGFNTDVGGIVDALTEAGISEVRDVRILGAGATAASALVAVSELGATRADVRARRPDQAVGLRELGERIGVAVAGGPLDAAADPVDLTIATLPSGTALPADIVAPLAASGGALFDAAYAPWPSALAAAWSGAPVVSGLGMLLHQAVRQIRIFRHGDPALELPAEAAVIAAMRDALLAR; encoded by the coding sequence GTGCCCGTATCGCGCTTCGCGGTCTGGGGGGACCCGATCGTCCACTCGAAGTCACCGGACCTGCATGCCGCGGCCTACCGCGTCCTCGGTCTCGACTGGGAGTATGACCGACGCCAGGTGACGGCGGATGCTTTCACCACGGCGTTGGGCGAGCTCGATGAGACATGGCGCGGCCTCTCCCTGACGATGCCGTTGAAAGAGCAGGCCTATCGGGCTGCCGCGACCCGTGATCGTCATGCTGAACTGACCGGTGCCGTCAACACTCTCTTACTGGGAGACGAGATGGCCGGCTTCAACACGGACGTCGGGGGCATCGTCGACGCGTTGACGGAGGCCGGGATCTCCGAGGTGCGAGACGTGCGCATCCTCGGTGCCGGTGCGACGGCGGCCTCCGCGCTCGTGGCGGTTTCCGAGCTCGGCGCGACCCGCGCGGACGTGCGGGCACGTCGACCGGATCAGGCCGTGGGGCTGAGGGAACTGGGGGAGCGGATCGGGGTCGCGGTCGCTGGGGGACCACTGGATGCTGCTGCCGACCCGGTCGATCTCACGATCGCGACCTTGCCCAGTGGCACCGCACTTCCCGCCGACATCGTCGCTCCGCTGGCGGCATCCGGAGGAGCACTGTTCGACGCCGCCTATGCGCCCTGGCCGTCGGCTCTCGCAGCGGCGTGGAGCGGTGCACCGGTCGTCTCCGGACTCGGGATGCTGCTGCACCAGGCTGTGCGTCAGATCCGCATCTTTCGCCACGGCGATCCCGCCCTCGAGCTTCCTGCCGAAGCCGCCGTCATCGCGGCGATGCGCGACGCGCTCCTCGCCCGCTGA
- the mltG gene encoding endolytic transglycosylase MltG, producing the protein MPERESASPQHDPDTRLGDLFENLPDPTTQIPTVDNSGPTPGSRRAARAAASRPAGSDGSAPPEGPRDDLGDAAAVKSTAQTGATGDGADAGFRSDGAPSEQLAASASEPTAPDPAPPLGGGLDDLFAAQDDHVDPRKPKKRRRGCLIALVIVLAILGGIAAGGLWVWNTYGDRISEAMGWGEPDDWEPGQATGEVLVTIEEGDTGQPVSAALFEAGVTKTEGVFYDYLLEENLSPTFYPGVYKLQEKMTAEAALDALKNEANKLENAVGIGEGATIVSSLPGMAETLGIPLADFEAAVKDPSAYGVDAQSLEGWLFPAVYTFGPDVTATQVVQAMVDRTRESLAAAGVPDADAQRVLTIASIIQREGRTDDFAKVARVIENRLAIDMMLQMDSTAQYGYGTLHEGVVSSSAEALEDPNPWNTYVHTGLPVTPIASSSDAAINAAMNPADGPWLYFVTINLDTGETQFSETYEEHQQGIEKWRDWCRANPEGGC; encoded by the coding sequence ATGCCCGAACGCGAGAGTGCTTCCCCTCAGCACGATCCAGACACCCGACTGGGTGACCTGTTCGAGAATCTTCCCGACCCGACGACGCAGATCCCGACGGTGGACAACAGCGGCCCCACCCCGGGTTCGCGCCGTGCCGCGCGCGCAGCAGCATCGCGTCCGGCAGGATCCGACGGGTCCGCGCCTCCGGAAGGCCCACGAGACGACCTCGGCGACGCCGCCGCAGTGAAGAGCACCGCCCAGACCGGCGCGACGGGGGATGGCGCTGATGCCGGGTTCCGCTCCGACGGCGCGCCGTCGGAGCAGCTCGCTGCTTCCGCATCCGAACCCACCGCTCCCGATCCCGCGCCTCCGCTCGGTGGTGGCCTCGACGATCTGTTCGCCGCGCAGGACGATCACGTCGATCCTCGCAAGCCGAAGAAGAGGCGCCGCGGATGCCTGATCGCGCTCGTCATCGTCCTCGCGATCCTCGGTGGCATCGCCGCCGGAGGGCTGTGGGTCTGGAACACGTACGGGGACCGGATCAGCGAGGCGATGGGCTGGGGCGAGCCCGATGACTGGGAGCCAGGACAGGCGACCGGTGAGGTGCTGGTGACCATCGAGGAAGGCGACACCGGGCAGCCCGTGTCGGCTGCTCTGTTCGAGGCGGGAGTGACCAAGACGGAGGGCGTCTTCTACGACTACCTCCTCGAGGAGAACCTCAGCCCCACGTTCTATCCCGGCGTCTACAAGCTCCAGGAGAAGATGACGGCCGAGGCGGCGCTGGACGCTCTCAAGAACGAGGCGAACAAGCTCGAGAACGCGGTGGGCATCGGGGAGGGCGCCACCATCGTGTCCTCGCTGCCCGGGATGGCCGAGACACTCGGCATCCCGCTCGCCGACTTCGAAGCGGCCGTCAAAGACCCGTCGGCCTATGGGGTCGATGCTCAGAGCCTCGAGGGATGGCTGTTCCCGGCTGTGTACACGTTCGGTCCCGACGTCACCGCCACGCAGGTCGTTCAGGCGATGGTCGACCGGACCCGCGAGTCGCTTGCCGCAGCGGGGGTGCCTGACGCCGACGCGCAGCGCGTGCTGACGATCGCGTCGATCATCCAGCGCGAGGGGCGGACCGACGACTTCGCGAAGGTCGCGCGCGTCATCGAGAACCGTCTCGCGATCGACATGATGCTGCAGATGGACTCGACGGCGCAGTACGGCTACGGCACTCTGCACGAGGGGGTCGTGTCCAGTTCGGCCGAGGCGCTCGAAGATCCGAACCCCTGGAACACGTACGTGCACACCGGTCTTCCGGTGACGCCGATCGCGAGCTCGAGTGATGCGGCGATCAACGCGGCCATGAACCCGGCGGACGGTCCCTGGCTGTACTTCGTCACGATCAACTTGGACACCGGCGAGACCCAGTTCTCCGAGACCTACGAAGAGCACCAGCAAGGAATCGAGAAGTGGCGTGACTGGTGCCGGGCGAACCCTGAGGGCGGCTGCTGA
- the ruvX gene encoding Holliday junction resolvase RuvX has protein sequence MSGFRRGVRLGIDVGRARVGVARCDPDGMLAVPVETVPRSDTSIDRIVEIAREYDPLEIIVGLPVNMQGADTLSTTDAREFAAALQNRSGVAVRLMDERLSTVSAHAALRSSGRSQKKSRSIVDQIAAVVLLQQAIDTEKSTGNPAGAAIPCDEEPV, from the coding sequence GTGAGCGGGTTCCGTCGCGGGGTGCGTCTCGGCATCGACGTCGGGCGCGCCCGTGTCGGTGTCGCGCGATGCGACCCTGACGGGATGCTCGCGGTTCCGGTCGAGACGGTGCCCCGCAGCGACACCTCGATCGACCGCATCGTGGAGATCGCGCGGGAGTACGATCCGCTGGAGATCATCGTCGGTCTGCCGGTGAACATGCAGGGCGCTGACACGCTCTCCACCACGGACGCGCGCGAGTTCGCCGCCGCTCTGCAGAACCGCAGCGGGGTGGCCGTGCGGCTGATGGACGAGCGTCTGAGCACCGTGTCGGCGCACGCCGCTTTGCGTTCGTCTGGGCGATCACAGAAGAAGTCTCGTAGCATTGTGGATCAGATCGCCGCAGTGGTGTTGTTGCAACAGGCGATCGATACGGAGAAGAGCACCGGAAACCCGGCCGGTGCCGCTATCCCGTGTGACGAGGAGCCCGTCTGA
- the alaS gene encoding alanine--tRNA ligase has translation MKTAEIAQRYLDFFEKNDHLIVPSASLVSDDPSLLFTVAGMVPMIPYLTGVVPAPHPRIADLQKCIRTNDIEEVGKTARHGTFFQMMGNWSFGDYFKEGAIRYAWELLTSSEADGGLGFDEKDLWVTVYETDDEAEAIWRDIIGLKPERIQRLGRADNYWNTGQPGPGGPDSEIFFDRGPSYGKDGGPAVDDSRFLEIWNLVFMQDFIENIRSKTEFDIVGELPMKNIDTGMGLERVAFLKQGVENMYESDQVRPVLDRAVELTGRGYGADHEDDVRFRVVADHVRSSLMLLSDGVRPSNEGRGYILRRLMRRTVRSMRLLGVDEPVFPELFAASRDAMKSAYPVLESDWSTLSASAFAEEETFRRTLAQGSTILDLALDQTRQSGAQTLSGSEAFLLHDTYGFPIDLTLEVAEEAGLSVDRTAFDTLMQEQRQRAKADARNRKRQLADVSVYRDLRALGETGFDGYTALEVESRVLGILVDGVPVRSATEGQIAEVVLSETTLYAESGGQVADKGTIVGPGFELEVLDVQRPVSGLISHTVEVSRGSVAVDDAATTVVDAKNRRAARQAHSATHLVHAALRDTLGSSATQAGSLNRAGYMRFDFSWSKALSGETRSEIEEITNRAVQDALEVTTRIVSLDEAKEAGAMALFGEKYGDVVRMVDIGGPWSRELCAGTHVNSSAEIGLVSVVAESSVGASNRRIEALVGADAFRELAAERALVSQLSASLKTPREQLPERIADLAASLKTAEKRIAQFEAKERAGQVPAIAEAAQRVGSFLVAAQSLGDVASADDVRDIVTGVRERLGSAAAVVALGAVVNGRPVVVVATNDAARKAGAKAGALAKRAAGVLGGGGGGRDDVAQGGGADAAALPAALEAISQELHDA, from the coding sequence ATGAAAACTGCGGAAATCGCGCAGCGTTACCTCGACTTCTTCGAGAAGAACGACCACCTCATCGTTCCGTCCGCGTCGCTGGTCAGCGATGACCCGTCGCTGCTGTTCACGGTCGCCGGAATGGTGCCGATGATCCCGTACCTCACCGGCGTCGTTCCCGCTCCGCATCCGCGCATCGCCGACCTGCAGAAGTGCATCCGCACCAACGACATCGAAGAGGTCGGAAAGACGGCCCGTCACGGCACGTTCTTCCAGATGATGGGCAACTGGTCGTTCGGCGACTACTTCAAAGAAGGTGCGATCCGCTATGCCTGGGAGTTGCTCACCAGCTCCGAGGCCGATGGGGGTCTCGGATTCGACGAGAAGGACCTCTGGGTCACGGTCTACGAGACCGATGACGAGGCTGAGGCCATCTGGCGCGACATCATCGGATTGAAGCCGGAGCGCATCCAGCGGCTCGGGCGCGCGGACAACTACTGGAACACGGGCCAGCCGGGTCCCGGCGGGCCGGACTCCGAGATCTTCTTCGACCGCGGCCCCTCCTACGGCAAGGATGGTGGCCCTGCCGTCGACGACTCGCGGTTCCTGGAGATCTGGAACCTCGTGTTCATGCAGGACTTCATCGAGAACATCCGCAGCAAGACCGAGTTCGACATCGTCGGCGAACTGCCGATGAAGAACATCGACACCGGCATGGGGCTCGAGCGGGTGGCGTTCCTCAAGCAGGGCGTCGAGAACATGTACGAGTCCGACCAGGTTCGTCCTGTCCTCGATCGAGCCGTCGAGCTCACCGGACGCGGCTACGGCGCAGACCACGAAGACGACGTCCGCTTCCGTGTGGTCGCGGACCACGTCCGCTCGTCGCTGATGCTGCTCTCCGACGGGGTGCGCCCCTCCAACGAGGGCCGCGGTTACATCCTCCGCCGCCTCATGCGCCGCACGGTGCGGTCGATGCGCCTGTTGGGAGTCGACGAGCCGGTGTTCCCGGAGCTCTTCGCCGCGTCGCGCGATGCGATGAAGTCGGCGTACCCGGTGCTCGAGTCGGACTGGTCGACGCTCTCCGCCTCTGCTTTCGCCGAGGAGGAGACGTTCCGTCGCACCCTCGCTCAGGGCTCCACGATCCTCGACCTGGCTCTCGACCAGACCAGGCAGAGCGGCGCGCAGACGCTCAGCGGTTCCGAGGCGTTCCTGCTGCACGACACCTACGGCTTCCCGATCGATCTGACCCTCGAGGTCGCCGAAGAGGCCGGCCTGAGCGTCGACCGCACCGCCTTCGACACCCTGATGCAGGAGCAGCGCCAGCGCGCCAAGGCCGACGCCCGCAACCGCAAGCGTCAGCTCGCCGATGTGTCCGTCTACCGCGACCTCCGCGCACTGGGGGAGACGGGCTTCGACGGCTACACAGCCCTCGAGGTGGAGTCCCGTGTCCTCGGCATCCTGGTCGACGGCGTTCCGGTTCGGAGCGCCACCGAGGGGCAGATTGCCGAGGTCGTGCTTTCGGAGACGACGCTCTATGCGGAGTCCGGCGGTCAGGTCGCCGACAAGGGTACGATCGTCGGCCCCGGGTTCGAACTCGAAGTCCTCGACGTTCAGCGCCCCGTGTCCGGGCTCATCAGCCACACCGTCGAGGTCTCGCGCGGAAGCGTGGCCGTCGACGACGCCGCGACGACAGTGGTCGACGCGAAGAACCGCCGCGCCGCACGTCAGGCGCACTCGGCGACCCACCTCGTGCATGCCGCCTTGCGCGACACTCTCGGCTCTTCCGCGACGCAAGCCGGTTCGCTCAACCGTGCCGGCTACATGCGCTTCGACTTCTCCTGGTCGAAGGCGCTCTCCGGTGAGACCCGCTCGGAGATCGAGGAGATCACGAACCGGGCCGTGCAGGATGCACTCGAGGTGACCACGCGCATCGTCTCGCTGGACGAGGCGAAGGAGGCCGGCGCGATGGCGCTCTTCGGTGAGAAGTACGGAGACGTCGTCCGGATGGTCGACATCGGCGGGCCCTGGTCTCGCGAGCTGTGCGCCGGTACGCACGTCAACTCCAGCGCCGAGATCGGTCTCGTCAGCGTCGTCGCCGAATCGTCGGTCGGCGCGTCCAACCGTCGTATCGAGGCACTCGTCGGCGCCGACGCGTTCCGAGAACTCGCGGCGGAGCGTGCCCTCGTCTCGCAGCTGTCCGCCTCGCTGAAGACGCCTCGCGAGCAGCTGCCCGAGCGCATCGCCGACCTCGCGGCGAGCCTGAAGACCGCAGAGAAGCGCATCGCGCAGTTCGAGGCCAAAGAGCGCGCGGGCCAGGTGCCGGCGATCGCCGAGGCCGCGCAGCGCGTGGGTTCGTTCCTGGTCGCTGCGCAGTCGCTCGGCGATGTCGCCTCCGCCGACGACGTCCGTGACATCGTCACCGGTGTGCGCGAGCGGCTGGGTTCGGCTGCTGCGGTCGTGGCGCTCGGTGCGGTGGTGAACGGCCGCCCGGTCGTCGTCGTCGCCACGAACGATGCGGCTCGCAAGGCGGGAGCCAAGGCAGGCGCGCTCGCGAAGCGCGCCGCAGGCGTCCTCGGTGGCGGCGGTGGCGGTCGCGACGACGTCGCACAGGGCGGTGGGGCGGATGCTGCGGCCCTGCCTGCGGCCCTGGAAGCCATCTCTCAGGAGCTGCACGACGCGTGA
- the rpsD gene encoding 30S ribosomal protein S4: MTTKSQDRRKVRLSRALGIPLTPKAARYLEKRPYAPGEHGRTKRKADSDYAVRLREKQRLREQYGIREKQMRNTFNEARRQDGLTGENLVELLEMRLDALVVRSGFARTTAQARQLVVHRHILVDGQLVDRPSFRVKPGQLIHVKAKSEGTEPFQVAAAGGHAEVLPPVPGYLEVELDKLQARLIRRPKRAEVPVTCEVQLVVEYYAAR; the protein is encoded by the coding sequence GTGACCACGAAGTCCCAGGACCGCCGCAAGGTTCGGCTCAGCCGCGCCCTCGGCATCCCGCTCACCCCGAAGGCCGCGCGCTACCTCGAGAAGCGTCCCTACGCTCCGGGCGAGCACGGCCGTACGAAGCGCAAGGCTGACAGCGACTACGCCGTCCGTCTGCGTGAGAAGCAGCGTCTCCGCGAGCAGTACGGCATTCGCGAGAAGCAGATGCGCAACACGTTCAACGAGGCTCGCCGTCAGGACGGCCTGACCGGTGAGAACCTGGTCGAGCTGCTCGAGATGCGTCTCGACGCCCTCGTCGTGCGTTCGGGTTTCGCCCGCACCACCGCGCAGGCTCGTCAGCTCGTCGTGCACCGCCACATCCTCGTCGACGGCCAGCTCGTCGACCGCCCGTCGTTCCGCGTGAAGCCGGGTCAGCTCATCCACGTCAAGGCCAAGAGCGAGGGCACCGAGCCCTTCCAGGTGGCAGCAGCCGGCGGTCACGCCGAGGTGCTTCCCCCCGTTCCGGGCTACCTCGAGGTCGAGCTCGACAAGCTCCAGGCTCGTCTGATTCGTCGCCCGAAGCGCGCCGAGGTCCCCGTGACCTGTGAAGTGCAGCTCGTCGTCGAGTACTACGCGGCTCGCTGA